ATGGCATCTGCTGCTTGATGTTTGAATGAATGTAATAGGATGGGGAATCATTTAGTCTTCATGATAAAGCGCATTGGCGGGCTGCTCAATTACCTTGACCTCAAGGGATGCTGGCAACTTGGAGCCTTCTTTCAGTTTGCCTATTTCTTTTTCCACCACGCCTTTTGGATCGGCGAGCAGCTCTTTAAGAAAGTTCTCGTCCTTCAGGGCCCTGACAACCAGTTTATTCGTGGCAGAATCATCTTGTAAAAATAGACAATCTTATATGAATTAGACTTTCTTTGTGATTTCCTTCCAATAAAATCTAACTATCTGCCTTGCCGTATGGCTGCCTCCCCATACTTGGCGTTTCTTTAATTGCTTCAATGGCAGTAAATCTGGTTATGCCGTGAGCTTGGAACTTAAGACCGCAGTTGGATTCTCTGGCCATGGGCGGCAGTTCGTGATAACCGATCTCCTTGGCACTGAAGGAGAAATTTTCGTTCTGTAACGTCTGCAGGAAACACGCCAGCCTTGCCCTATCTTCCAGATCAGGCCACTCGGATAAGGTAACTTCCGTGTAAATCCGAAACATGCCCGTCTCTTCAGCCAATAGCGAATAAACTCGGTCCGCGATCACCCGGGCCTCACGGCGCAAAACCTCGGGCGTGGGAAAGATAAAATAGATTTGGTCCATTTTTCCGGCATACTCTGCCGCTTGAAAATCCTGAATCCGGCAATGATGGAGTTGTATATGGGGAAAATCCCCGGTGTTTTTACCTATTATTCTTGCCTTGGCCAGGGCATAGAGTTGATCGATGGGTTCCAGCCCGATCAACAGGTGATCCTGGTCATTGGCGAATGAGAGCAGCTCCCGGCCGTCCCCACAGCCGACAAAAAGTGTTTTTGTTTTATACATTGCTAAACCTGTCCTGTCCGGTTTCCGAAGACTTTGGCCAGTTCCGCCTGCCGGGGCAGATTGCTTTGCTGCATCCGCTGCAGGGTTTTCACCCGACGCAGCAAGGCCAAATAACGACAGGAGCCCTCAATCTTACAATTGTTGCAGTCAAAACAGGACGGCAGGACGGTTTGCGCCAAAACCAGCTCCGGAACAGCAAAATTTTCCGCAACCTTTGCGGCCATAACTTCACCGTAACGCTCCGTTAACATTTCTTTGATCCAGTCATCCGGGAGACCGTCTCTTTTAGCCTCCAAATAGCTGCGCACTGTCCGGTAGTAAAGTATAGGGCCGGAACAGGCCGCCTCTGATTTTAGAAATGCCCCCATGCTTGCCGCCGCTGCAGAATAATCGGCCAGCCGGCTGTATAGCAAGGTAAGTAGATAGTCTTTGGACAGCTTCCTTAGCTCCGGATGGATGTTGCTCAAAAACCACCGCCCAGGCTCAAAAGCTACCGGCAGAACCAGTCCGTCCGTGCAGGAAATTGCTTCAGCCAAGCGGGCAATGCGTTCCGGCCCGGCTTGTTCTAGGTTAAGCAGGGTAGAATGGTTTCTGACAATCGCCATCCAGTTGGGGAAATCCGTATCATCAAAGAGAAAATCCGTCTCGCTCATTCCCGGAATGAAAATTTGATAGGATGGGAAGCCCAGGAAAGAAACATCGCGGATAAAGAGGTTGCGTCCCAAGTCTTGGACTTTTGCGAGCAAATAGGCCAGATCAGCACTGTCGCTTTCTGAAATGGGATGAGAAAAGCCGTTGAAAGCATAAGAAGGTTTATCAGCGAAAAGGCTGTTCGGCCACTGGCCCAGTCCGCCGGAAGTTGTATCATAATAAGCCGCCTGCCAGCTTAAATTCGATGTTGTACCTTCCGGGTAAGAATGAAAGCGGGCTTCTATATCCTGCGGGTTCCCCTGGTAAATTTCCGTCAGACATCTTTCCAGGGCCGTGATGGGACAGGGGTCAGCACCAACATGGAAAGTATATTTGTTGCTTTCCTCACTGATTAACAATAAACCGATGACCGGCAAGCCCATTCCGAGGGAACAGTCCTTAATGACGGCGGTGATTCCCGCCTCCTCTAAGCGCTGAATATGATCAAATATCTGAGCGTTTTGAAAATTAGCTGCAGGAACGGTCGGCGGGGTAATATTCTGCTGATAGATGGAACGGATCACATAGCGTTCCATCACCTCGGAAATTCCCTGGATGAGCGCCTCTTCCGTTGTATTGCCAGCACACATGCCGTTGGTGCCGCACATATTCCAAATCAGCTTAATGGGTAAATAGCGGACCTGGTTTTGTACGGCAGAATAATACGGCAAACAGCCGACGGACTCCTCCCCAAAGGCCATTTGCAAGTAATCCTTTTGCCTGTCCGGATCAGCAATCCCCAGCAGGGCGGCCAATACATCGGAACAATCCTCCACCAGAGATCCGGTGTCGAGATAAACCTCATCCGGCCCATAATGAAAATCCAGAACCAGGTCTTCTTTCTCCAGCCGCTCCCGCAGCCCCTCCGCAGCAGGCATTGCGGCCAAATATTTCCGGGTCGCGAATTTTAACTGCCGCAGCGGAAAGAGGATATTATTCTGGAGTCTTTCCATAAGTTCCCCGTAAGCACTGGCCAGGGCATAGCGGGCGGTCAGGCCCTTGCCGTTGGAACCTATCCCCAGGTCTGCCACGTCACTATCGCCGAGTAAGACCCGGCAGCAATGAACACCCGGCACGGGATAAGTGCGGTGAAACTCAATGGTAAACAAATCGCAGGCCACCAGAAGCGTACGGATATGGTTGATGGTCGTTAACGGATCTTGGGCCTTATACGCCTTGCGGCGTTCGGCCTTGCATTGTATTTTCGTTTCTATTTGCTGCATGGGGAAATCACTCCGTCCTGATGATTGTTGGCAGCCGCCGCATCTGCCCGGGCTATGGCGGCAAAACGCTCCCGGTAGCCCCCCCGCCAGAGGGCACAGGCCATCGGATCTCTGTCCAGCAGGGATCCAGATTCGGTCAGGGCATAAGCGCGGCAGCCTGCCCCGCAGGCGGCAAACATCCCGCAGACGACGCATTCCGGATTGGCAGCCAGCACTTCGCGCTTCTTCATGTCAGCTAAGTCCCGCAAAGCGGAAGCGTGCCAAACCTCGGCCAACTCCTGCTCTAAAAGATTAGGCATCTGCTCGTGGAGATCCGTCGCAGTAAAGCCGACACAGGGAAGAAGCCTGCCGTCCGGCAGCAAGTAAGGCTTTTCGCGCACAGAATCACATTCATAA
This Desulfosporosinus orientis DSM 765 DNA region includes the following protein-coding sequences:
- a CDS encoding YcaO-like family protein: MQQIETKIQCKAERRKAYKAQDPLTTINHIRTLLVACDLFTIEFHRTYPVPGVHCCRVLLGDSDVADLGIGSNGKGLTARYALASAYGELMERLQNNILFPLRQLKFATRKYLAAMPAAEGLRERLEKEDLVLDFHYGPDEVYLDTGSLVEDCSDVLAALLGIADPDRQKDYLQMAFGEESVGCLPYYSAVQNQVRYLPIKLIWNMCGTNGMCAGNTTEEALIQGISEVMERYVIRSIYQQNITPPTVPAANFQNAQIFDHIQRLEEAGITAVIKDCSLGMGLPVIGLLLISEESNKYTFHVGADPCPITALERCLTEIYQGNPQDIEARFHSYPEGTTSNLSWQAAYYDTTSGGLGQWPNSLFADKPSYAFNGFSHPISESDSADLAYLLAKVQDLGRNLFIRDVSFLGFPSYQIFIPGMSETDFLFDDTDFPNWMAIVRNHSTLLNLEQAGPERIARLAEAISCTDGLVLPVAFEPGRWFLSNIHPELRKLSKDYLLTLLYSRLADYSAAAASMGAFLKSEAACSGPILYYRTVRSYLEAKRDGLPDDWIKEMLTERYGEVMAAKVAENFAVPELVLAQTVLPSCFDCNNCKIEGSCRYLALLRRVKTLQRMQQSNLPRQAELAKVFGNRTGQV
- a CDS encoding class I SAM-dependent methyltransferase: MYKTKTLFVGCGDGRELLSFANDQDHLLIGLEPIDQLYALAKARIIGKNTGDFPHIQLHHCRIQDFQAAEYAGKMDQIYFIFPTPEVLRREARVIADRVYSLLAEETGMFRIYTEVTLSEWPDLEDRARLACFLQTLQNENFSFSAKEIGYHELPPMARESNCGLKFQAHGITRFTAIEAIKETPSMGRQPYGKADS